In Deltaproteobacteria bacterium, the genomic window TGGCCAATACCGATCCGGTCAACGACAACGCCTCGGTGACCTCGTACATCCTCGAAAAGGCCCGGGAGGCTGATCTTGCAAGGGTATACCCCGTGGGCTGTGTGACCCATGGGATGAGGGGCGAAACCCTCTCCGAGATGGGGGAACTGGCCGGTTCAGGATGCGTTGCGGTGTCCGATGACGGCCGTCCCATACTCGATGGGGAGATAATGAGGAGAGGAATGGAGTACGCGTCCGCTTTCGGGCTCTTTGTCATTGACCATGCTGAGGATCTCACAATCACCGGAGACGGGGTGATGCATGAGGGATTCGTGTCCACCATGCTGGGACTGGCGGGGATCCCCGCCGCTGCGACCGTCACCGGGGTAGCACGCGACATCGCCATCGTAAAGGAGCTCGGAGGGAGGGTCCACCTGGCACACATCAGCACCAGGAACTCCGTCGACCTGGTCCGGCAGGCCAAAAAGGAGGGGCTTGCGGTGACCGCCGAGACGTGCCCTCATTACTTTTCTCTCACCCACGAGGCTGTAATCGGCTACAACACGAACGCCAAGGTCAAGCCGCCGCTCGGGACCAGAGACGATATCGAGGCTGTGATAGAGGGGCTGGCCGACGGGACCATCGACGTCATCGCCAGCGATCATGCCCCTCACCACCGGGATGACAAGGATGTGGAGTTTGATCTGGCCGCCTTCGGGATATCCGGCCTGGAGACCTCGCTTTCCCTTACCCTCGGACTTGCGGAAGATGGGCGTCTGGGCCTCATGGAGGCGGTGAAAAAGTGGACCTCGGCTCCAGCCGCCATCGCCGGGTTGCCCGGGGGTTCCCTGAAAAAAGGAGAACCCGCCGACCTGATCATCGTCGACCTTGAAAAGGAATGGACCGTTGATCCTCAGCGGTTCGTCTCAAAGGGGATGAACACCCCCTTTGCGGGAATGACTCTGAAAGGAGAGGTCGACGCGACATTCGTTGGTGGGAAACTGGTGTATGAGAGGAAGAGTGGGGTTAGCCCTGGAACCTGAAACCCGGAATCCTCGGAGCGGCCATGCAAAGTCTTGCTCAAATTCTGAAGGATAACAAACCGCGGGCGACCCTCGCCCTTGCGGACGGCACCGTCCTGCATGGATGGGGTTTCGGGACATCCGGGACGGCTGTGGGCGAGGTTGTCTTTAACACATGTATGACAGGTTACCAGGAAGTCCTCACCGATCCCTCCTACCACCGTCAGATCGTGGTGATGACCCCCACGCAGATCGGAAATACAGGGGTTAATTCAAACGATAGTGAATCGGCCAGGCCATATGTCGCCGGCTTCATCGTTCGGGAGAGTTCCCTGCTCACGAGCAGCTGGAGGGCGGATGAAGGGATGGAAAGCTTTCTGGCGAGGAATGGGATCACCGGGATCGAGGGTATAGACACCCGTGCATTGACGAAGCACCTTCGTGATCACGGGGCACAGGGCGGAGTGATCGGCATCGGTGATGTTGATCCGGATGAACTCATTGCAAAGGCGAGGGGATGGGGCAGCATGGAGGGCAGGGACCTTGTCACGGAGGTAACCCCTTCCGAAGAATACAGGTGGGAAGAGGGCCCGTTTCATCCTGTTGCCGGGTTTGCCGAGGTTGAAAAAACGCGGCGCGTTGTAGCAATGGATTTCGGAATAAAACGTAATATTCTCCGGGAATTAGCGGGTTCAGGTTGCGAGGTGACGGTGGTTCCGGCTTTCACCTCCCCGGAGAGGATCCTGGAACTTTCGCCGGATGGGATCTTCCTCTCCAACGGTCCGGGCGACCCGGGGCCGGTCAGATATGCCGTTGATA contains:
- a CDS encoding dihydroorotase encodes the protein MKWLIRNGRVVDPGAGRDDVTDLLLKDGRVFRVGKGLEAPDGFKVMDASGKAVMPGFMDMHCHLREPGFEHKETVASGSAAAVKGGITSLMCMANTDPVNDNASVTSYILEKAREADLARVYPVGCVTHGMRGETLSEMGELAGSGCVAVSDDGRPILDGEIMRRGMEYASAFGLFVIDHAEDLTITGDGVMHEGFVSTMLGLAGIPAAATVTGVARDIAIVKELGGRVHLAHISTRNSVDLVRQAKKEGLAVTAETCPHYFSLTHEAVIGYNTNAKVKPPLGTRDDIEAVIEGLADGTIDVIASDHAPHHRDDKDVEFDLAAFGISGLETSLSLTLGLAEDGRLGLMEAVKKWTSAPAAIAGLPGGSLKKGEPADLIIVDLEKEWTVDPQRFVSKGMNTPFAGMTLKGEVDATFVGGKLVYERKSGVSPGT
- the carA gene encoding glutamine-hydrolyzing carbamoyl-phosphate synthase small subunit, coding for MQSLAQILKDNKPRATLALADGTVLHGWGFGTSGTAVGEVVFNTCMTGYQEVLTDPSYHRQIVVMTPTQIGNTGVNSNDSESARPYVAGFIVRESSLLTSSWRADEGMESFLARNGITGIEGIDTRALTKHLRDHGAQGGVIGIGDVDPDELIAKARGWGSMEGRDLVTEVTPSEEYRWEEGPFHPVAGFAEVEKTRRVVAMDFGIKRNILRELAGSGCEVTVVPAFTSPERILELSPDGIFLSNGPGDPGPVRYAVDTVRALLGKVPIFGICLGHQILGLALGGRTRKLVFGHHGGNHPVKDLSTGKVEITSQNHGFVVDSDSLLAAGQRVEVSHINLNDGTVEGIRHLEIPVFSVQYHPEASPGPHDSHYLFHRFVELMTIP